One Setaria italica strain Yugu1 chromosome II, Setaria_italica_v2.0, whole genome shotgun sequence DNA segment encodes these proteins:
- the LOC101772506 gene encoding protein FAR1-RELATED SEQUENCE 5-like, whose product MVTRKEGDSNRKRLNISGIAQNSVLSNLNEGSSNSEDTNLREELFLNMDVEQLASSKGNNADIDSKYTPQIGMQFKNREDPHHFLFFYGFLAGFKVVTTHIYRTSSRKRNNEVYKVEMKCHRYGKELDQKQNEEEPEQEPMPVDDEPNEANAEEVEKRNTNVQIRTNCPVVMVVKEQNGIWRVIRLHLDHNHKLSPGNRNQLFSGRKYMTDMEKAMIRTLNDNNIPTRKMIAILSYLRGGILALPYKNKDVATYRTKINKEVKGNDMKKALEYFRQRKSEDPTFFYEFSFDEEKKVKNIFWREGCSLKYYAEYGDCVSFDATYMTNRYNLPFAPFVGVTRHGHTCMFGCAFISDESTLSFAWIFETFLKSMGGKQPKTIITDQDKAMKAAIKMMFPNIVHRNCFFHIKYKCYNKNGIQLAKKKGLVQEFEDIVNNLLTKQEFEFL is encoded by the exons AATTCAGTGCTGAGCAATCTGAATGAAGGTTCATCTAATAGTGAGGATACCAACTTGAGGGAGGAATTGTTCCTAAACATGGATGTTGAACAG CTAGCATCATCAAAAGGAAATAATGCAGATATAGATAGCAAATACACACCGCAAATAGGTATGCAGTTCAAAAATAGGGAAGATCCTCACCACTTCTTATTCTTTTATGGGTTCCTAGCTGGCTTTAAAGTAGTGACAACACATATATATAGAACATCTAGCAGAAAAAGAAATAATGAAGTTTACAAGGTGGAAATGAAATGTCACCGCTATGGAAAAGAGTTAGATCAGAAGCAGAATGAAGAAGAACCAGAACAAGAACCAATGCCAGTTGATGATGAACCCAATGAAGCAAATGCAGAAGAAGTTGAGAAAAGGAACACAAATGTGCAGATCAGAACTAACTGTCCAGTTGTTATGGTGGTGAAAGAGCAGAATGGGATTTGGAGAGTGATAAGGCTTCACCTTGATCACAACCATAAGTTGAGTCCAGGAAATAGAAATCAACTATTCAGCGGCAGGAAATACATGACAGATATGGAAAAAGCCATGATCCGAACATTGAATGACAACAATATCCCAACCAGGAAGATGATTGCAATTCTATCATATCTGAGAGGAGGTATCCTAGCTCTACCATACAAAAACAAGGATGTAGCAACCTACAGGACCAAAATCAACAAGGAAGTGAAAGGCAACGACATGAAAAAAGCTTTGGAATACTTCAGACAGAGAAAATCTGAAGATCCAACATTCTTCTATGAGTTCAGTtttgatgaagaaaagaaagtGAAAAATATATTCTGGAGGGAAGGATGTTCATTGAAGTACTATGCAGAATATGGAGACTGTGTGAGCTTTGATGCTACTTACATGACAAACAGATATAATCTACCATTTGCACCATTTGTTGGGGTCACAAGACATGGCCATACCTGCATGTTTGGTTGTGCATTCATTTCAGATGAATCAACTCTTTCCTTTGCTTGGATATTTGAAACATTCCTCAAATCAATGGGAGGCAAACAACCAAAAACAATAATTACAGATCAAGATAAAGCTATGAAGGCTGCCATAAAGATGATGTTTCCAAACATAGTTCATAGAAATTGCTTCTTCCACATCAAGTACAAGTGCTACAACAAAAATGGGATACAATTAGCAAAGAAGAAAGGGCTTGTACAGGAGTTTGAGGATATTGTGAACAACTTATTGACAAAACAAGAATTTGAGTTTCTATGA